A region of the Arenibacter antarcticus genome:
TTTGCAGCATTGTTCTCGGTAATGAACCCTTTCGGAACTGTTCCTGTATTTGTTAGTTTAACGCAAGAGCACAGTGGGTTGGAGCGGAACAAAATAGCTTTTTGGGCGTCTTTAAATGTATTGATAATATTACTTATTTCATTTTTTGCGGGAAAATATATCTTAGTATTCTTTGGGATAACATTAAACTCACTTAAAATTGCTGGTGGACTAATTATTGCCTCCTCAGGTTTCGCTTTATTGACAGGCGGGTTTAGAAAGCATAAAGGGATGAAAGTTGAAAAAGTAAAAAAAGATATTGAGACTCGGTCAGAAATTTCATTGACTCCTTTAGCAATGCCAATGATTGCTGGTCCGGGCACTATGTCCTTATTAATAACCTATAATCAGGAATTTACGGAGTTAAATAAAGTGTTCATTATCCTCGCAGCAATTCTTTTATCTACAATTTTCATTTATCTAATATTGAAAAGTTCGTTTTATATTGTTAGAATTCTAGGTGCTTCCGGCATAAATGCATTATCTAGAATTATTGGATTTATCGTAATTACCATTGGTGTTGAATTTATCCTTTCTGCAATAGCCAATGTATTTAGTATATCCTAATGTTATCACAACGTTAATGGACTGTTTTTTATGGTTGATTTTTTAGTTTAAAACTACCTTGAATTTTATGTTCAATTATGGGATTTCGTCTAATCCAACATACCCTTCTTAGCGGAAATTTGGATGGGTTACCGCAATCCCCTACCTTCATAAGTAAGTACAGATTTTATAACTCATTTTTATAATAGGTTGACAACCTTTAGTTTTCAGGCCAGGTTCTCGCGCTTGGAGGAACTAATGACCTAATTGGTTCGTTTTTCACCATCGGAAACAGCATCGGTATGCAAGGAATTTTTAAAGATTTGAATCCACTACATCCGCACCATAAACCAATTCAACTAGATCATCTTTCGAAATGTCGCCGAAATATTCTTTGATATCCATATTTTTTAAAATTGCCGAAATATCCTCTTTTTCATATCGAGTTCCTATAAAAAACTTCTCCAGACTTTCCAGAGGTTCTTTTCCGAAAAAATCCCCGAAAATCTTAAACTCCTGTATATGTCCTTTTTCAACAAAAATCCGCAAATCCAATTCACCTATGGGGAAACGCTTGGACCTCTGAATATTAAATTTGGGCGAACGACCATAATTCCAATCCCATGTATCGTATTTCTCCTCTTTTAGGCGATGCACCTCTTGCCATTCCTTTAGCGAAAGATGATAACGCTCAAAAGGTTCGCTCTCTTCGTAAAGTCCTTCCAACAACAACCTTCGGAACTCTTCTATTTCTAAGGGTTGTGTTAAATATTCCGAGATATTGGCCACTCTGCTGCGAACGGATTTATGGCCTTTGGAGACAATCTTCTCCATCTTAACATTTAGTGCTTTTACCACTTCCTCCAAATCAGTATCGAGAAGTAAAGTGCCATGGCTCACCATTCTTTTTCCAGTAGAAAATTGGGCGGTACCGGAAATTTTTTTCTCCTCTACTTCAATATCGTTGCGACCCTTAAGTTCAGCGTTCAACCCTAGCGATTGTAACACTTTTATCACCGGAGCTGTGAATTTTTTAAAATTGCTCAGACTTTTTCCATCGTGGTTGGTGATAAAGCTGAAATTGAGATTGCCAAAATCGTGATAAACTGCGCCACCACCAGATATTCTTCGTACCACATGTATATTGTTTTCATCTACATATTGATGGTTTATCTCTTCTAAGGTGTTTTGGTTTCGCCCTATAATGATGGAAGGTTCATTAATATAAAACAACAAATAATCATCCGCTGGATCAAAATTTCTCAGAATATATTCTTCCAAAGCAAGGTTTAACCGTGGATTG
Encoded here:
- a CDS encoding lipoate--protein ligase, whose translation is MIFIENEGNTNPRLNLALEEYILRNFDPADDYLLFYINEPSIIIGRNQNTLEEINHQYVDENNIHVVRRISGGGAVYHDFGNLNFSFITNHDGKSLSNFKKFTAPVIKVLQSLGLNAELKGRNDIEVEEKKISGTAQFSTGKRMVSHGTLLLDTDLEEVVKALNVKMEKIVSKGHKSVRSRVANISEYLTQPLEIEEFRRLLLEGLYEESEPFERYHLSLKEWQEVHRLKEEKYDTWDWNYGRSPKFNIQRSKRFPIGELDLRIFVEKGHIQEFKIFGDFFGKEPLESLEKFFIGTRYEKEDISAILKNMDIKEYFGDISKDDLVELVYGADVVDSNL
- a CDS encoding MarC family protein, giving the protein MELFIMIFAALFSVMNPFGTVPVFVSLTQEHSGLERNKIAFWASLNVLIILLISFFAGKYILVFFGITLNSLKIAGGLIIASSGFALLTGGFRKHKGMKVEKVKKDIETRSEISLTPLAMPMIAGPGTMSLLITYNQEFTELNKVFIILAAILLSTIFIYLILKSSFYIVRILGASGINALSRIIGFIVITIGVEFILSAIANVFSIS